The following is a genomic window from Clostridia bacterium.
AATTATTCAAAGATGTTTTAAAAGAAGCTGATGAGCGTGGCGTAAAGATATATATTTTCTCATTTAATAAGTTGCCGATGGATTTTGGTGTGCATTTTACTTACAATGTTACCAATGTAAGCGACTATTTTCTGAGAAGAAGAATAATAGCTGTTTTTGATCAAGAAAAGCTCATAGTGGGCGAAGGCAATGAAAAGATTGATGAAATAAGCCTTGTTACATCTAACAGCATGATTATTCAGATGGCAATTGACCTTTTGATACTTGATATAGCTCAGCTAAGCTCATTAAAAAAGGGAAATTACATTAAAGAAAACAATACACTAGAAGATTATAAAAAGGCTATAACGCAATACCACAAAGACATAGGATTTCCTGAAAAAGAATTAGGAAATCTAGGAAAGACTGGTATTAAGACATGAAATAATTACAGGGGGTAATAATGGAGCAGACAGCAGTTATACATTATCCTTATTCGCAATACTGTTATGGTTTGGATCAAAACAATATAGTATTACGAATCAAGGTCAAAAAAAATGATATAAAAGCTGTCACTGTCCTTATTGGAGACAGAATGTCGCCATTTGAAAAGACAGTTTCAAAACATGAAATGGCTTTGGTGGCTTCTGATTTCGAACATGATTATTTTGAATCTCATATTAATGTTAAATATGAAAGATTAAGATATTATTTTATTTTAACTGATTATAGCAATAACCAAAAGATATATTCCAATTATTGGTTTTATGATGATGATAAAACTATTAATAATTATTTTGAATTTCATTTTAATCACAAGGCAGATTTATTCATAACACCTCAATGGGTAAAATCTTGCGTTATTTATCATATTTTTCCTGATAGCTTTGCAACTGATTATAGACATATCGAAGTCAAAAAAGACTATAAGGAAAAATACAATCCCGAAAAAAGTTATCGCATAGGCGGAACCTTAAAAGGTATTATTAAAAACCTAGATTACATAAAAGATCTAGGTGCAAATGCTATTTATCTTAATCCGATTTTTGTTTCTAAGAGCTATCACAAATACAATATTGATGATTATTATCACATAGATCCCAATCTGGGAACTGATAATGATTTTAAAGAGCTTGTCCAATCCGCCCACAGTTTGGGTATAAAGGTTATTCTGGATGGTGTTTTTAACCATACAGGGACAGGCTTTTTTGCTTTTGCAGATATTTTGAAATACGGACAAAACAGCAGATATATTGATTGGTACTATGACATCAAAAAATTCCCCGTAGAAAAAGATGATTCTGAATATTACACATGTTTCGCTTATTCGGGCAATATGCCCAAACTAAACACAGCCAACCCTGAAGTCGTAAAATATTTTTGCGACGTAGCAAAATATTGGATTCAAAAATACGATATTGACGGATGGCGGCTTGATGTCGCTAATGAACTCAATCTTAATTTTTGGAGAATTTTCCGTCAAACAGTAAAGTTAATAAAAAGCGACATATATCTTGTAGGCGAAATTTGGGATGACGCAAACACATGGATGCAGGGCGATATGTTTGACGGGGTTATGAATTACCGTCTAAAAGATACAATGCTTGATTTTTTTGCCCGCGGTGAAATATCAGCACAACAGTTTGGTGAACGTCTTGACTACTTTAATATGCGTTATCACGAAAACGGACTTATGTGCATGTATAACTTTTTGGATTCTCACGATTGCTCAAGATTTTATGATGAATGCCAAAACAAACAGGATTATTTATTGGCTTTGGTATTTCTAGCATTTTATCCAGGAGCATGTGCCGTTTATTATGGCGATGAAATAGGGATAATGGGCAAAGATGATAATGAGTCATTCAGAAATCCAATGCAATGGCAAGATGTAGAAAATGATATTTTTAAACATTTTAAAAATGTTCTTTCAATAAGAAACAAATTTCAAAAACTAATGAGTGCAAGATATAAGAGCGTGTTTTACAAAGATCGTGCTTTTGTTTTCAAAAGATTTGAAGCAAATCAAGCTTTATATATCGGCATCAATATAGGCGGCAATGATGTCGTTTTTGATATTGATGATTTCGAATTGATTATGGGGGACAAAATAGCAACCTTATCAAAAAATATAATCATGCAATCCAAAGGTTATTTTATTATTACCAAAAAGGAGAAAAATTATGAGCAAGCCTAGAGTTGCGTATTTTTGTATGGAATTTGGTTTGGAGTCTGACTTTAAGATTTATAGCGGCGGACTTGGAATTTTGGCTGGAGATATTTTAAAAGCGGCAAAAGACCTAAATGCTCCTATGGTAGGTGTGGGAATTTTGTGGCGTGCAGGCCTAACCGATCAATATATTGATAAAACTGGTTTTCCTTATGACAGCTATTATGACTATCATTATGATTTCTTGAAGGACACAGGAGTTACTGTCGATGTCAAGATAAAAGATGATACTGTAAAACTTAAGGTCTGGAAATGCGATTGTTTTGGCAATGTTCCGTTGTATCTTTTGGATCCATTTTTACCTGATAATCCGCATAGCCTTATTTGCGGTAATTTGTACGGTTGGTTTGAAGAAGAGCGCATTGCACAAGAAATTATTTTAGGAATAGGCGGATATAGAGCTTTGAAGGCTTTGGGCGAAAAGGTTGATATCTATCACTTTAACGATTCTCATCCTCTTCTTTGTTGCACCGAAATTATTAAAGAATATATGACCGAAAAACATATGAGCTTTGAAGAAGCTAGAAAAGCAGCTAAAAAGAATATTGTATTTACAACTCATACTCCTGTACCTGCAGGCAATGAAGTGCATAGCCTTAAGGTTTTGGAATATATGGGCGCATTTAACGGACTTACCAAAGAGCAAATGATTGATATAGGCGGAGATCCGTTTGGCATGACTGTGGCAGGATTAAGAACAGCTAAAATTGCAAATTCTGTTGCAGAACTTCATTGCAAAACGGCCAAAAAGATGTGGACAGATGTTAAAGACGCAGCTGAAATTACCAATGTTACCAACGGCGTTCACAACAAAACATGGCAAAGCGATGAAATTAGAAAAGCGTATTTGAACAATGGAGATCTTTATGCTGTTCATCAAAGCCTGAAGCAAAAATTGATAGACGAGATTTATCAACGCAATGGAGTAAAACTATTGCTTGATGTTCCTATTATCGGTTTTGCAAAACGTGCTGCGCCTTATAAACGCGGAGATTTGATTTTCAAAGACAAGTCAGTAATCGAGCCTTTACTAAAAGAAAAAAAGCTGCAAATAGTTTTTGCAGGAAAAGCTCATCCCAATGACTATACAGGAAAGAACATAATAAAAAATCTTTTTGAAATGGCAAAACGCTATCCCGAATC
Proteins encoded in this region:
- the glgP gene encoding alpha-glucan family phosphorylase, whose protein sequence is MSKPRVAYFCMEFGLESDFKIYSGGLGILAGDILKAAKDLNAPMVGVGILWRAGLTDQYIDKTGFPYDSYYDYHYDFLKDTGVTVDVKIKDDTVKLKVWKCDCFGNVPLYLLDPFLPDNPHSLICGNLYGWFEEERIAQEIILGIGGYRALKALGEKVDIYHFNDSHPLLCCTEIIKEYMTEKHMSFEEARKAAKKNIVFTTHTPVPAGNEVHSLKVLEYMGAFNGLTKEQMIDIGGDPFGMTVAGLRTAKIANSVAELHCKTAKKMWTDVKDAAEITNVTNGVHNKTWQSDEIRKAYLNNGDLYAVHQSLKQKLIDEIYQRNGVKLLLDVPIIGFAKRAAPYKRGDLIFKDKSVIEPLLKEKKLQIVFAGKAHPNDYTGKNIIKNLFEMAKRYPESVVFVQNYDMYIGALMTRGCDIWLNNPIRPLEACGTSGMKAAMNGVLNLAVLDGWWPEGCVHGVNGWEIGDGYEGTDCDEHDSKALYKCLMEEVLPTYQDKQKWASMMKESIAMSEVRFSAKRMVEEYYEKIYNY
- a CDS encoding alpha amylase N-terminal ig-like domain-containing protein, which codes for MEQTAVIHYPYSQYCYGLDQNNIVLRIKVKKNDIKAVTVLIGDRMSPFEKTVSKHEMALVASDFEHDYFESHINVKYERLRYYFILTDYSNNQKIYSNYWFYDDDKTINNYFEFHFNHKADLFITPQWVKSCVIYHIFPDSFATDYRHIEVKKDYKEKYNPEKSYRIGGTLKGIIKNLDYIKDLGANAIYLNPIFVSKSYHKYNIDDYYHIDPNLGTDNDFKELVQSAHSLGIKVILDGVFNHTGTGFFAFADILKYGQNSRYIDWYYDIKKFPVEKDDSEYYTCFAYSGNMPKLNTANPEVVKYFCDVAKYWIQKYDIDGWRLDVANELNLNFWRIFRQTVKLIKSDIYLVGEIWDDANTWMQGDMFDGVMNYRLKDTMLDFFARGEISAQQFGERLDYFNMRYHENGLMCMYNFLDSHDCSRFYDECQNKQDYLLALVFLAFYPGACAVYYGDEIGIMGKDDNESFRNPMQWQDVENDIFKHFKNVLSIRNKFQKLMSARYKSVFYKDRAFVFKRFEANQALYIGINIGGNDVVFDIDDFELIMGDKIATLSKNIIMQSKGYFIITKKEKNYEQA
- a CDS encoding helix-turn-helix domain-containing protein: MNELDILQELGFSQNEAKVYITLVKKNPLNGYEIAKQSSITRTMVYDILKRLERKNVVKVIEGDSKMYVPVDFKEILGSFRENLDKKISFLQERLEDIASTADKESYIINIYEYDQMISEIRKQIESAQREIYLSLWAEEAELFKDVLKEADERGVKIYIFSFNKLPMDFGVHFTYNVTNVSDYFLRRRIIAVFDQEKLIVGEGNEKIDEISLVTSNSMIIQMAIDLLILDIAQLSSLKKGNYIKENNTLEDYKKAITQYHKDIGFPEKELGNLGKTGIKT